One Verrucomicrobiota bacterium genomic window, ATCATCACGGTGAAACTCGGCACGGGGACTTCATGAGGTGACGATACGGTTTTGCGGTGATTCCGCCATTCGACCCAACGGGAGACATCCACACTCGTGTGCAGCGTCACCGGGACGGATTGCCGGGCTCCTTCCGAAAGCCGGGCGGCAATGGCTTTGCGCCAACGGCCAAGTCCAGGTTGTGGTTTCGATGCCGCTTGTCGAACGTCGTGTTCGCGAATTCTGCCACCGCGTCCGGTGCCTGATAACTCCTCCAAAGCAACGCCCAATTCACGGGCCACCCGGCGGGCGCGCGGGGTGACGGGCGCGCGGGATTTGGAGATGGGGAAGCCGGGCTTCGTCGAAGCCTCCAGGGCGGAGGCTGGCTCCGGGTTTGCAGCCGCCATAGGATCCGACATTCCAGGAACCGGCGCCGGGAGGGCTGGAACTTCATGGGTAACCTGTGGCGCGGCTTCACCACGGGCAGATGCTCCCGGTGGGATCAGCAAACCGATGCGTTGCCCGACCCGAACAATGTCGCCGGGTTTCGGAGCGTCAGACGGCAAATGGAGAACTCCGCCGTCGAGCGCCTCGACTTCCTGGGTGGCTTTGTCACTTTCAAGCGCGAACAAGGGATCTCCGGGACGGACCGTGTCGCCTTCCTTCCTCAGCCATGCAGAGAAGGTGGCTTCTTCCATCGACCAACCCAGCCGGGGCACAAGGATCTCGGCGCTCATTCGTCGAGGAGGGAACGCATGCATTGCAGAATCGTTTCGACTTGAGGAATCACTTCCTTTTCCAGCACCGGGCTGTAGGGCGTGGGAGCGAAGGCGCCGTTGAGACGTCGAATGGGCGCGTCCAAATAGTCGAAGGCAGTGTCAGCTGCCCGCGCGGCAATTTCAGCGCCCATTCCGCACGGACCGAAGGCTTCATCCACGATGAGCAGTCGTCCGGTTTTGGCGACGGAACGTTGAATCGAATCGAAGTCCAGGGGCGAGACCGTTCGGGGATCGATGACCTCCGCTTGGATGTGATCCCGGGCCAGCATCTCGGCGGCCTCCAGGCTGCGATGGACCATGAGTCCGAGGGCGACCACGGTCAGGTGTTCGCCGGACCGGGCGACACGTGCCTGGCCGAACGGAATTTCATAATCACCGACGGGCACGTCGCCTTTGATCGCCATGAGTTCGCGCGGTTCGAGGAAGAGGACGGGATCTGGCGAACGGAGCGCGTGCATGAGGAGGCCCTTGGCGTCGCGAGGGGTGGAGGGAATGACGACGCGGAGGCCGGGGATATGCGCGTAGATGGAGTAGTAGCTGCCAGAATGGTGGGTGGCGGCGCTGTGGCCGGCGCCGACGCAGCCTCGCAGCACGATGGGCATGCGCAAGCGT contains:
- a CDS encoding 2-oxo acid dehydrogenase subunit E2 is translated as MHAFPPRRMSAEILVPRLGWSMEEATFSAWLRKEGDTVRPGDPLFALESDKATQEVEALDGGVLHLPSDAPKPGDIVRVGQRIGLLIPPGASARGEAAPQVTHEVPALPAPVPGMSDPMAAANPEPASALEASTKPGFPISKSRAPVTPRARRVARELGVALEELSGTGRGGRIREHDVRQAASKPQPGLGRWRKAIAARLSEGARQSVPVTLHTSVDVSRWVEWRNHRKTVSSPHEVPVPSFTVMMAWLCGQVLPDHPALNARWDGDRLHRLAEIHVGIAVDTDEGLVVPVIRHANRLKLPEFAAAFATLVEKARNQKLASSEFGGGTFTVSSLGAFGIEFFTPVLNYPECAILGLGQIKRQPVFCGDQVQAQDRMALSLTFDHRALDGAPAARFLQSLAAAMESWGME